A stretch of DNA from Syntrophorhabdaceae bacterium:
GAAGGCAGGAAGGCGCCCTTCTGAAAATTGTCAATGATATTGGACATCAGGATTGCGTCGGGGTTCATGATGTCTTTCAACTGCCGGGCAAATTCCTTTGTCGTCAGATGATAGGGGATGGAGAGATCATTGTAGGCATCAGTGAAAACGATATCATATTTGTCTTTACAGTTCATCACAAACCAGCGTCCGTCGGTGTTGTATGTGTTGATTTTTGTGTCCTTCGGCAGCCTGAGATGACCGTAGGCGATCTTCGTCACTTCGGGGTCTATCTCGACGACATCGATATGGGCTTTCGGGTAATAGTTCTCCATGTATTTCGGAAAGGTATAGCCCCCGCCGCCGATGGTGAGGCTCTTGAAGCCCGTATCTTTCCTGAATCTCCATTTCAGCACATCGGCATAGATCCTCTCATATTCGTATTCAATGTGCATGGGGTTTTCGAGAGCGACATAAGAATGGATAAGGT
This window harbors:
- a CDS encoding fused MFS/spermidine synthase: LIHSYVALENPMHIEYEYERIYADVLKWRFRKDTGFKSLTIGGGGYTFPKYMENYYPKAHIDVVEIDPEVTKIAYGHLRLPKDTKINTYNTDGRWFVMNCKDKYDIVFTDAYNDLSIPYHLTTKEFARQLKDIMNPDAILMSNIIDNFQKGAFLPSYMKTLREVFGNNNVHLISVSPDFQNTRISTFIVIASNGNLDMKAFRKFVDEELKVHATSAVVPENLVEELISKRYSITIRDDYAPVDNLIAPVFEERFGYNRKQG